One Sediminicola sp. YIK13 DNA segment encodes these proteins:
- a CDS encoding MFS transporter: protein MAIFAFFVTGMDVKSKQRITLSIYFFLSGFCFATWASRIPTIKTIFNFNEAELGSLLLAMPISSLVGLPISGWLVSRFDSRIPLLVSFFFFSLGLTAIGVAKTPLMLVVAICLFSFSMRILNIAMNTQAITLQKLFNRKINGSFHGIWSTGGIAGVGVSSLLVKLQVSMAVHLMAVSLVVLLVAIMAFKLLLRNDRSPHGNKLIIGKPDPFILNLGILIFLAALCEGGMYDWSGVYFKEVIGVKVFTLGYLVFMIFMALSRFLSDFIIDRIGVEKTYLLSALMIASGVLMIIVFPFFWPAMIGFCVVGFGAASIFPMTMTLAGTSKKYSAGMVISIIGTYGILGMFIGPPLIGYLAHAFDLRISFILFIFAGLMLIPVSQLLFRYQKKQE, encoded by the coding sequence TTGGCGATATTTGCATTTTTTGTGACAGGGATGGATGTAAAGAGCAAACAGCGGATTACGTTAAGTATTTATTTTTTTCTATCGGGCTTCTGCTTTGCAACTTGGGCTTCCCGAATCCCCACCATCAAGACCATTTTTAATTTTAATGAAGCGGAATTGGGAAGTCTTTTACTGGCCATGCCCATAAGCTCATTAGTAGGTCTGCCCATTTCTGGATGGCTGGTATCTAGATTTGATAGCAGGATTCCCTTATTGGTCTCTTTCTTCTTTTTTAGTCTGGGACTTACCGCTATTGGAGTTGCTAAAACGCCGTTAATGTTAGTAGTCGCGATATGTTTGTTCTCCTTTAGTATGCGCATCCTGAATATCGCAATGAATACCCAGGCCATTACCTTACAAAAGCTGTTCAATAGAAAAATTAACGGTAGTTTTCATGGTATTTGGAGTACAGGGGGAATAGCTGGGGTTGGTGTCTCTTCTCTTTTAGTGAAACTACAAGTATCCATGGCGGTCCATTTAATGGCTGTTTCCCTGGTAGTCTTGTTGGTGGCCATCATGGCCTTTAAGCTGTTATTGAGAAACGATAGATCCCCACATGGCAATAAATTGATCATAGGGAAACCCGATCCGTTTATTCTGAATTTGGGTATCCTTATTTTTTTGGCGGCATTGTGTGAAGGCGGCATGTACGATTGGAGCGGGGTATATTTCAAAGAAGTCATAGGAGTGAAGGTGTTCACCTTGGGCTACTTAGTTTTTATGATTTTCATGGCACTTTCCAGATTTCTTTCAGATTTTATAATAGATCGTATAGGGGTAGAGAAAACCTATTTGCTCAGTGCATTAATGATAGCTTCTGGAGTTTTAATGATCATCGTGTTTCCTTTCTTTTGGCCTGCTATGATTGGCTTCTGTGTCGTAGGGTTTGGGGCGGCATCTATTTTCCCAATGACTATGACCTTAGCGGGAACCTCCAAGAAATATTCTGCAGGGATGGTGATTTCCATCATTGGGACATATGGGATATTGGGCATGTTCATTGGTCCACCACTAATCGGGTACCTGGCCCATGCCTTTGACCTGAGGATATCTTTTATATTGTTTATTTTTGCAGGCTTGATGCTTATCCCCGTATCCCAATTGCTTTTTCGGTACCAAAAAAAACAGGAATAG
- a CDS encoding amino acid permease, giving the protein MSKTLASAKANFGTLPVFLTAISTILGAVMFLRFGFAVGSVGFAGTLMIILIGHMVTIPTAMALAEIATNQKVEGGGEYFIISRSFGVNIGAAIGIALYLSQAISVAFYVIAFAEAFEAIKPWVISEFGYELYDNRLFSIPALLVLIWLMVTKGATLGMKALYVVAAILAISLILFFMGSTAYSDVFDSSLIFKGVTSDKSFFYVFAIIFPAFTGMTAGVGLSGDLRDPKKSIPLGTLAATIIGMVVYVFIAYKLASSASPADLVNDQLVMGKIALWGPIIPIGLAAATISSALGSFMVAPRTLQAIGGDKVFHNRYVNFWVSKGVKKTNEPRNATILTSGIALIFVLMGDVNAVAEIISMFFMVTYGSLCLISFMQHFAADPSYRPSFKSKWYLSLLGAIMCVYLMFKINTPYAFAAILLMVALYFYISLKSDTEKGMASIFQGVIHQFSRTIQVFLQKSEKVKEEEDWRPAVLCLSKDSFERYSALEMMKWISHRYGFGTYIHFEKAYFSKESKLKAEEKLKKLITIASNSKSNVYLETLISPSNTGAIIQAIQQPGISGQPNNMMLFEYKKGEIDWLSIIVDNYSVLKTAKYDLCILASSDKGFGYKKDIHVWIRRADYENANLMILLSYIILGHPDWKKGEIKIFATFPKEKLKEEEENLIQLTSSGRLPISAKNIRVIAMEEGVNIKQLVNDISIDADLTLIGFHEGMIKSDQGIEMFEGYDKVGNILFVNTLTSKFIV; this is encoded by the coding sequence ATGAGTAAAACACTTGCCTCAGCTAAAGCCAATTTTGGGACACTCCCGGTATTTTTAACGGCAATCTCAACTATTTTGGGGGCAGTGATGTTCTTGAGATTCGGCTTTGCCGTGGGCTCTGTCGGTTTCGCAGGCACTTTAATGATCATCCTTATTGGTCATATGGTAACGATCCCTACGGCCATGGCCCTTGCAGAAATTGCAACCAATCAAAAAGTGGAAGGGGGAGGTGAATATTTTATCATTTCACGATCTTTTGGGGTAAATATTGGTGCGGCCATTGGAATTGCCCTCTATTTGTCACAGGCCATAAGTGTTGCATTTTATGTCATTGCCTTTGCCGAGGCTTTTGAGGCCATTAAACCATGGGTGATAAGCGAGTTTGGTTATGAGCTATATGATAATAGACTGTTTAGTATTCCCGCATTGCTGGTACTGATTTGGCTCATGGTAACCAAGGGTGCCACTTTGGGGATGAAGGCGCTTTATGTGGTCGCAGCCATCCTCGCCATTTCCCTGATCCTGTTTTTTATGGGTTCTACCGCGTATTCCGATGTTTTTGATAGCTCTTTGATCTTTAAAGGGGTCACTTCCGATAAAAGTTTCTTCTATGTATTTGCCATTATTTTTCCCGCATTTACGGGAATGACCGCAGGGGTTGGTCTGTCCGGGGATTTGAGGGATCCTAAAAAATCCATTCCCTTGGGAACCCTTGCTGCAACTATTATTGGGATGGTGGTCTATGTGTTCATCGCCTATAAATTGGCCAGTTCGGCTAGTCCGGCAGATCTTGTCAACGATCAATTGGTCATGGGTAAAATAGCCCTTTGGGGTCCTATAATTCCCATAGGTCTTGCGGCAGCTACCATTTCCTCTGCCCTGGGATCTTTTATGGTGGCCCCTAGGACCTTGCAGGCCATAGGGGGGGATAAGGTTTTTCATAACAGGTATGTTAATTTTTGGGTGTCTAAAGGGGTCAAGAAAACGAACGAGCCTAGGAATGCCACCATACTTACAAGTGGGATTGCCTTGATATTTGTTTTAATGGGTGATGTCAATGCCGTGGCAGAAATTATTTCCATGTTTTTTATGGTGACCTATGGGTCGCTCTGCCTAATTTCCTTTATGCAGCATTTTGCGGCTGATCCGTCCTATAGGCCATCCTTTAAATCAAAATGGTACCTATCCCTATTAGGGGCCATCATGTGTGTTTATTTAATGTTCAAGATCAATACACCGTATGCCTTTGCAGCCATACTTTTAATGGTGGCTCTTTATTTTTACATTTCCTTAAAGAGTGATACCGAAAAGGGAATGGCCAGTATCTTTCAAGGAGTCATCCATCAGTTCAGTAGAACAATACAGGTATTCCTTCAAAAATCTGAAAAGGTCAAGGAAGAAGAAGATTGGCGCCCCGCGGTGCTTTGTTTGTCCAAGGACAGTTTTGAAAGATATAGCGCCCTGGAAATGATGAAATGGATATCCCATCGATATGGCTTTGGTACCTATATCCATTTTGAAAAGGCCTATTTTTCAAAAGAGTCCAAATTGAAGGCTGAGGAAAAATTGAAAAAACTGATCACCATAGCTTCCAACAGTAAATCCAACGTTTATTTGGAGACCCTGATATCCCCTTCCAATACCGGGGCAATTATACAGGCCATACAGCAACCAGGAATTTCTGGGCAGCCCAACAATATGATGCTCTTTGAGTATAAAAAAGGCGAAATTGATTGGCTTTCCATTATTGTGGATAATTACAGTGTCCTAAAAACGGCCAAATATGATCTGTGCATATTGGCGAGTTCGGATAAGGGATTTGGGTACAAAAAGGATATCCATGTTTGGATCAGGAGAGCCGATTACGAGAATGCAAATCTTATGATATTGCTGTCCTATATTATTTTGGGCCATCCAGATTGGAAAAAGGGGGAGATAAAAATATTTGCCACTTTTCCGAAGGAGAAATTAAAGGAAGAAGAGGAAAATCTCATTCAGCTCACCTCCAGTGGTCGATTGCCCATTTCCGCAAAGAACATTCGGGTCATTGCTATGGAGGAAGGTGTAAATATAAAGCAATTGGTAAATGATATTTCCATCGATGCGGACTTAACCCTCATAGGCTTTCACGAGGGTATGATAAAATCTGACCAAGGAATTGAAATGTTTGAAGGCTATGATAAGGTGGGTAATATTCTTTTCGTGAATACCTTGACCTCAAAGTTCATTGTCTAG
- a CDS encoding pirin family protein: MEKNTVLHKANTRGHANHGWLDSHHTFSFANYFDRERMNFGVLRVLNDDIVDGGMGFGTHPHSNMEIISIPLEGDLQHKDSMGNVAVISQGDVQVLSAGTGISHSEQNKNRDRAVKFLQIWVMPNKQNVTPRYDQISIGDLEKKNQLYQVLSPNPEDAGVWIHQDAWFFMGNLEGGVSQEYKIHKTGNGVYVFILEGDVTVNGQALNKRDGFGIWDVDGIQLKADSDTKVLVMEVPMQLP, encoded by the coding sequence ATGGAAAAAAATACTGTTCTTCATAAAGCCAATACAAGGGGTCATGCCAATCACGGGTGGTTGGATAGCCACCATACCTTCAGTTTTGCCAATTATTTCGATAGGGAACGTATGAATTTCGGTGTTCTACGCGTTCTAAATGACGATATAGTGGACGGCGGAATGGGTTTTGGAACCCATCCCCATAGTAATATGGAAATCATCTCCATTCCGTTGGAAGGGGATTTACAGCATAAGGATAGTATGGGGAATGTGGCGGTCATTAGCCAGGGTGATGTGCAGGTCTTGAGTGCCGGTACTGGTATTTCCCATTCCGAGCAAAACAAGAACAGGGATCGTGCCGTGAAATTTTTGCAGATCTGGGTGATGCCCAACAAACAAAATGTCACCCCTAGGTATGATCAAATTTCCATTGGTGACCTTGAAAAAAAGAATCAATTGTATCAAGTGTTATCTCCTAATCCTGAAGATGCCGGAGTTTGGATCCATCAGGATGCTTGGTTTTTCATGGGAAATCTGGAGGGCGGGGTGTCCCAGGAATACAAAATTCACAAGACGGGAAATGGGGTCTATGTTTTTATCCTGGAAGGAGACGTCACCGTTAATGGGCAGGCCTTGAACAAACGGGATGGTTTTGGTATTTGGGATGTGGACGGGATTCAGCTCAAAGCGGATTCGGATACCAAGGTTTTGGTTATGGAAGTGCCCATGCAATTGCCCTAA
- a CDS encoding ribose-phosphate pyrophosphokinase, which produces MSYQVPEPKIFACTQSTNLAERIAKSFGSDLGKVIFSRYSDGEFQPSFEESVRGARVFIVGSTNPSSENLMEMLLMLDAAKRASARHITAVMPYFGWARQDRKDKPRVPIAAKLVAKMLEVAGATRIITMDLHADQIQGFFEKPVDHLFASTLFLPYLRNLNLDNLTIASPDMGGSKRAYAYSKALECDVVICYKQREKANVISHMELIGEVKGKNVVLVDDMVDTAGTLTKAADLMMERGALSVRAITTHALLSGDAYEKIESSQLLELIVTDSIPLKKESNKVNVLSCAELFSDVMQRVHQNTSISSKFLM; this is translated from the coding sequence ATGTCCTATCAAGTACCTGAACCTAAAATTTTTGCTTGTACCCAAAGTACAAACCTTGCGGAAAGGATTGCAAAATCATTTGGATCCGATTTGGGAAAAGTGATCTTTTCCAGATATAGTGATGGAGAGTTCCAACCATCGTTTGAAGAATCGGTACGAGGGGCTAGGGTATTTATTGTAGGCTCTACGAATCCAAGTTCTGAAAACTTAATGGAAATGCTGTTGATGTTGGATGCGGCCAAGCGTGCCTCAGCAAGACATATTACTGCGGTAATGCCTTATTTTGGTTGGGCCAGACAAGACAGAAAAGACAAGCCAAGAGTGCCGATTGCAGCAAAATTAGTGGCTAAAATGCTGGAAGTTGCCGGTGCAACGAGGATCATAACCATGGACCTTCACGCCGATCAGATCCAAGGATTTTTTGAAAAGCCGGTAGATCATTTGTTCGCTTCCACCTTGTTTTTGCCCTATCTCAGAAACCTAAATTTGGACAATCTGACTATAGCTTCTCCAGATATGGGCGGATCAAAAAGAGCCTATGCCTATTCCAAAGCCTTGGAATGTGATGTGGTCATCTGTTACAAACAAAGGGAAAAGGCAAACGTAATTTCCCATATGGAACTTATCGGGGAGGTAAAAGGAAAAAATGTTGTGCTAGTGGATGATATGGTAGATACTGCAGGTACCTTGACAAAAGCAGCAGATTTAATGATGGAACGTGGTGCCTTAAGCGTAAGGGCAATTACCACCCATGCACTTCTTTCGGGAGATGCTTATGAAAAAATAGAGAGCTCGCAACTATTAGAACTTATAGTAACCGACTCTATTCCCCTAAAAAAGGAAAGCAACAAAGTAAATGTGCTTAGTTGTGCAGAATTGTTCTCGGATGTGATGCAGCGCGTGCACCAGAACACTTCCATAAGTTCAAAATTTTTAATGTAA
- a CDS encoding 50S ribosomal protein L25/general stress protein Ctc, whose amino-acid sequence MKSITIKGSERESVGKKASKALRNAGKVPCVLYGGDKPLHFTADELSFKEIVYTPNAHTAVIDLGGKKLNAVLQDIQFHPVTDKILHVDFYQLFSDKLVTMNIPVNLVGNSPGVRNGGRLLWRKRKLAIKALPDNLPDFFNVDISTLKIGGYITVASLLNDDFTILHPDSTLVVQVKSARNAVLIDEDEEEGAEGAEAAEGAEAAEASTEAKE is encoded by the coding sequence ATGAAGTCAATTACAATTAAAGGATCAGAAAGAGAAAGCGTGGGCAAGAAGGCTAGTAAGGCTCTACGTAATGCTGGAAAGGTTCCTTGCGTGTTATACGGAGGGGATAAACCATTACACTTTACAGCAGATGAGTTGTCATTCAAGGAAATAGTGTACACCCCTAATGCACACACAGCTGTGATTGATTTGGGTGGAAAAAAATTAAACGCGGTATTGCAGGATATCCAATTTCACCCTGTAACCGATAAAATTTTACACGTAGATTTTTACCAGTTGTTCAGTGACAAACTAGTTACTATGAACATCCCTGTAAACTTGGTAGGAAATTCTCCAGGGGTAAGAAACGGTGGTAGATTGTTATGGAGAAAAAGGAAACTTGCCATTAAGGCACTTCCGGACAACCTTCCAGATTTCTTTAATGTGGATATCTCTACATTGAAAATTGGTGGTTACATTACTGTTGCTTCCCTTTTAAATGACGATTTTACCATTTTACACCCAGACTCAACTTTGGTTGTACAGGTTAAATCTGCACGTAACGCCGTTCTTATTGATGAGGATGAAGAAGAAGGAGCAGAAGGAGCAGAAGCTGCTGAAGGAGCAGAAGCTGCTGAAGCATCTACTGAGGCTAAAGAATAG
- the pth gene encoding aminoacyl-tRNA hydrolase, with product MKKFLVVGLGNIGDEYANTRHNIGFKILDETAKAEGLTFETQKLGDVTTLKVKGRSILLLKPSTYMNRSGKAIRYWMEKEKIPLENLLVITDDINLPFGTIRVKTKGSDGGHNGLKDTQTSLETTNYNRFRFGVGANFGQGKQVDYVLGEWNEDEQKALPERFTKATELIKSFVLSGINRTMNQFNNS from the coding sequence ATGAAAAAATTTTTAGTTGTCGGATTGGGAAATATTGGGGATGAATACGCAAATACCAGACACAATATTGGCTTCAAAATTTTGGACGAAACCGCCAAAGCAGAAGGGCTTACGTTTGAGACCCAAAAGTTGGGTGACGTAACAACCCTAAAAGTAAAAGGTAGAAGCATTCTTCTTTTAAAACCATCTACCTATATGAATCGCAGTGGCAAAGCTATAAGATACTGGATGGAGAAGGAGAAAATTCCGTTGGAAAACCTTTTGGTCATCACTGATGACATCAACCTTCCTTTTGGAACCATCCGAGTAAAAACGAAGGGTAGCGATGGCGGCCATAATGGATTAAAGGATACACAGACCAGTTTGGAAACCACCAATTACAATCGCTTTAGGTTTGGAGTCGGGGCCAATTTCGGTCAAGGCAAACAAGTCGATTATGTTTTGGGAGAATGGAATGAAGACGAGCAAAAGGCGCTTCCGGAACGCTTCACCAAGGCCACAGAATTGATCAAATCATTTGTTCTATCGGGAATTAACCGAACCATGAACCAATTCAATAATTCTTAG